The window TATTTACTTGCAAAAAAAGATTGAGTTCTATCTATTAGACTTTTAAGCTTTGCAGGAACACCATCAAAATAAACAGGAGATATCAATATTGTTCCATCAGATTCATCAAACTTTTTATACATGTGACTCATATCATCTGTTTTGTGACAAACCCCCGTCTTATCACAATAACCACAGGCATTGCAGTATTCTATATCCATATCCCATATATTTATCATTTCATACTCTATATCATTATCATAAAGTATATCCGCTACATAATCAGATATAATATAACAGTTTTTTCCCTTTCTTGGACTTGCATTTATAATTAAAAACTTCATCCATATCCCCCCATTTGTTTTAGTCTACTCTTTGCAAGTCAAAAATATTATGATTTCCTTACAAATAAAATAAGTAGATCGTCTTCTAAGCTTTCTTTACCTGTAAAGCTTTTTAATTTTTCCTTAAGTTTGTAATATATATGAGGAGTATCCTCAGCATAATTATCTTTTATTAATTCCTTTAATCTATCTAATCCAAATTCTTCTCCAGATTGATTAGATGCTTCTATTATACCATCAGTGTATATACATACAAGTTCATAGTCGTTTAT is drawn from Tepidibacter hydrothermalis and contains these coding sequences:
- a CDS encoding flavodoxin family protein, translating into MKFLIINASPRKGKNCYIISDYVADILYDNDIEYEMINIWDMDIEYCNACGYCDKTGVCHKTDDMSHMYKKFDESDGTILISPVYFDGVPAKLKSLIDRTQSFFASKYILKRPSIDRNKKRLGMFIHVGGSKPYKTQFMGGQITVDFLFKSINTKLIHNYYISNTDDVDLKNNDLYKEDIKKLIIDLKNKG